Proteins co-encoded in one Lentisphaera araneosa HTCC2155 genomic window:
- a CDS encoding type I restriction-modification system subunit M → MTTQINQDDINKKLWSCCDIFRGTISADIYKDYILSMLFLKYLSDVWQDHYDNYKKQYGDEPELIAEMMKSERFILSEESNYKYLYKKRHEAGNGERIDQALHAIEESNLSKLRGVFQDISFNSDKLGEEKQKNEHLKDLLEVFAEAELDLRPSRVGKLDIIGNAYEYLIAKFAAGGGSTAGQFFTPPEVSDLMAEILDPQEGDEMCDPCTGSGSLIMKCGRKVQQNHNGSKNYALFGQESIGSTWALAKMNMFLHGEDNHRIEWGDTLRNPKLIDSQGQLLQYDIVTANPPFSLDKWGHDGASDDKFGRFRRGIPPKTKGDYAFISHMIETLKPQSGRMAVVVPHGVLFRGSSEGKIRTKLIEENLLDTVIGLPANLFFGTGIPAAILYFKKKKDDKKVLFIDASREFDSGKNQNKLSSENVKKIIKTFNDREAIDKYSYLASLEEIKENDFNLNIPRYVDTFEEEEEIDLEVVLKERKQLKAELGEIEIQMEDFLKELGY, encoded by the coding sequence ATGACAACTCAAATTAACCAAGACGATATAAATAAGAAGCTCTGGTCGTGCTGCGATATTTTTAGGGGGACAATTTCGGCGGATATTTACAAGGATTATATCCTTTCCATGCTCTTCCTGAAGTATCTCTCGGATGTGTGGCAGGATCATTATGATAATTATAAAAAGCAATATGGCGATGAGCCTGAACTGATTGCGGAGATGATGAAGAGTGAACGTTTTATTCTCTCGGAAGAGTCCAATTACAAGTACCTCTACAAGAAGCGGCACGAAGCTGGAAATGGCGAAAGAATTGATCAGGCCCTCCATGCAATTGAAGAAAGCAATCTCTCAAAGCTTCGCGGGGTATTTCAGGATATTAGTTTTAACTCGGATAAGCTCGGTGAAGAAAAGCAAAAGAATGAACACCTCAAGGATTTACTCGAGGTCTTTGCGGAAGCTGAATTGGATTTACGTCCCAGCCGCGTGGGTAAACTCGATATCATTGGCAATGCTTATGAGTACTTAATTGCGAAGTTCGCAGCAGGTGGAGGCTCAACGGCGGGGCAATTTTTTACCCCTCCTGAAGTCTCTGACCTCATGGCAGAAATCCTCGATCCTCAGGAAGGTGACGAGATGTGCGATCCCTGCACAGGATCGGGTTCTTTAATCATGAAATGCGGTCGCAAGGTTCAGCAAAATCATAATGGTTCAAAAAACTACGCTCTCTTTGGACAGGAATCTATTGGTTCTACTTGGGCATTAGCGAAAATGAATATGTTCCTCCATGGTGAAGATAATCACCGCATCGAATGGGGCGATACACTGCGCAATCCCAAGCTCATTGATTCTCAAGGACAGCTCTTACAGTACGACATCGTAACTGCTAACCCTCCCTTTTCCTTAGATAAATGGGGGCATGATGGGGCTAGTGATGATAAATTTGGGCGTTTCCGTCGTGGTATCCCACCGAAAACTAAGGGTGACTACGCCTTCATTTCCCACATGATTGAAACCCTTAAGCCTCAGTCAGGGCGCATGGCAGTTGTTGTTCCCCATGGCGTCTTGTTCCGTGGTTCCAGTGAAGGAAAAATTCGTACTAAACTCATTGAAGAAAACTTGCTCGATACCGTGATTGGCTTACCCGCTAATCTCTTCTTCGGCACGGGAATTCCTGCCGCAATTCTCTACTTCAAAAAGAAAAAAGATGACAAAAAAGTCCTCTTCATCGACGCCTCACGCGAATTTGATTCAGGCAAGAATCAAAACAAACTCAGTAGTGAGAATGTTAAAAAAATCATCAAAACCTTTAATGACCGTGAGGCTATAGATAAATATTCCTACCTCGCCAGCCTTGAAGAAATTAAAGAAAATGACTTCAATCTCAATATCCCACGCTATGTCGATACCTTTGAAGAGGAAGAAGAAATTGACTTAGAGGTCGTCCTCAAAGAACGAAAGCAGTTAAAAGCTGAATTAGGCGAAATCGAAATTCAGATGGAAGACTTTCTCAAAGAGCTAGGCTATTAA
- a CDS encoding KilA-N domain-containing protein has product MKLKKTFELNIQHNEIHHQIRVDEKGRFCLTDMARYFPRKSLKQWLKNQSTKELLTITEDFLNGVDLPHLKVLSTKKGRHNSGTYAHEIIAMDFAMWLDPRFKLKVILSYTEGKDALKGWNIDRQLSARANKVQCEAIEEVKESPKPYHYSNEAKMINKIVFGYHEKNIRDQATSEQLEEVYKLMNFNACLMKQGLSYQKRKETLNDIVRADSCA; this is encoded by the coding sequence ATGAAACTCAAAAAAACTTTTGAATTAAATATTCAGCATAATGAAATTCATCATCAAATAAGAGTAGATGAAAAAGGTAGATTTTGCCTTACTGACATGGCTAGATACTTTCCAAGAAAAAGTTTAAAGCAATGGCTAAAAAATCAATCAACAAAAGAGCTTCTTACAATTACAGAGGATTTTTTAAATGGGGTAGATTTGCCCCATTTAAAAGTTCTTTCTACAAAAAAAGGTCGACACAATTCCGGCACTTATGCCCATGAGATAATCGCCATGGACTTTGCAATGTGGCTAGATCCCAGGTTTAAATTAAAAGTAATTCTTTCATACACGGAAGGAAAGGACGCTTTAAAGGGTTGGAACATCGACAGGCAATTATCTGCACGAGCGAATAAGGTTCAATGTGAAGCCATTGAAGAAGTGAAGGAGTCCCCTAAGCCATACCATTATTCAAATGAGGCTAAAATGATAAACAAGATTGTTTTTGGCTATCATGAAAAGAATATAAGAGACCAAGCGACAAGTGAGCAATTAGAAGAAGTCTACAAGCTGATGAATTTTAACGCGTGCCTCATGAAGCAAGGTCTAAGCTATCAAAAAAGAAAAGAGACGCTTAATGACATTGTGAGGGCGGATTCATGCGCATGA
- a CDS encoding helix-turn-helix domain-containing protein, translating to MIDNNPYPKNIAEAAYCLLVAFNPQLTLDDIQSFGAGKPQGASLCRVKEVARELSVSEITVRRMIKDGRLKSIMIGGSIRVFQDSVNELMGVA from the coding sequence ATGATTGATAATAATCCTTATCCTAAAAATATTGCAGAAGCTGCTTATTGCCTATTAGTCGCGTTCAATCCTCAGCTAACACTGGATGACATTCAGTCCTTTGGAGCTGGCAAGCCTCAAGGCGCGTCATTGTGTCGAGTTAAAGAAGTGGCGCGAGAGCTAAGCGTATCTGAAATAACTGTTCGCCGTATGATTAAAGACGGTCGCTTAAAATCCATTATGATTGGTGGCAGTATTCGCGTCTTCCAAGATTCAGTTAATGAATTGATGGGGGTGGCGTAG
- a CDS encoding helix-turn-helix domain-containing protein: MEFSYTSETLKYLRHHLQAGIATGNITLKEFTGVMSTLENTLIMDRTNDESDNWLKVKDVQLRLSVSRQTVSRLIQANKLKVKKVRRSIRISEKSLNDYLRTS; encoded by the coding sequence ATGGAATTTTCATATACTTCAGAGACGCTTAAATACTTGCGTCATCATTTACAAGCAGGGATTGCTACAGGTAATATTACGCTTAAAGAGTTTACAGGTGTGATGTCGACATTGGAAAATACTCTAATTATGGATAGAACGAATGATGAGAGTGATAATTGGCTGAAAGTTAAAGACGTTCAATTAAGGTTGTCTGTTAGTAGGCAGACTGTTTCACGATTGATTCAGGCGAATAAACTGAAAGTTAAAAAGGTTCGTAGATCAATAAGGATTAGCGAAAAATCATTAAATGATTACTTAAGGACAAGTTAA
- a CDS encoding restriction endonuclease subunit S: MKPSLNQLASIRSGYSFRGKITPALDGDFLVVQLKNIDIDNGIDINALTRTALPGRKPTITLEDGDIAFISRGHHNYAVCAKEIKLPTVLSQHFIHIRVNDTSKILPEYLTWFLNVSYSAKKHLLKASQGSALPTITRAMMEAMLIETPSIAMQEKIVLLHKLHLEKKLTLQKMLKNNSVANIALTNQILKEGK; encoded by the coding sequence ATGAAGCCATCTTTAAATCAATTAGCAAGCATACGTTCTGGCTATTCTTTTCGAGGAAAAATCACCCCTGCTTTAGATGGTGATTTTTTAGTCGTGCAGCTAAAAAACATCGATATTGACAATGGCATTGATATAAATGCCCTTACTCGTACAGCTCTACCTGGTCGCAAACCCACAATAACCTTAGAGGATGGCGACATAGCCTTTATATCCCGCGGTCATCATAATTATGCTGTATGTGCCAAAGAAATTAAATTGCCGACAGTACTATCACAGCATTTTATCCATATCCGTGTCAATGATACGTCCAAAATTCTACCTGAATATTTGACGTGGTTTCTCAATGTTTCTTATTCAGCAAAAAAACATTTACTCAAAGCATCACAAGGATCTGCTCTCCCTACAATAACTAGAGCAATGATGGAAGCAATGCTTATAGAAACCCCAAGCATAGCAATGCAAGAAAAAATTGTGCTTTTACATAAGTTACATTTGGAAAAAAAACTAACTTTACAAAAAATGCTAAAGAATAACTCAGTAGCAAATATAGCTTTAACTAATCAAATTCTTAAGGAGGGGAAATGA
- a CDS encoding tyrosine-type recombinase/integrase, with protein MKTGREVTTGKNIRRLRQSNGKLTKYWQYSFMYNGKRYGGSTGCVDKNDAEEFAKNKKEVLKSEFNKGSKKIDRYIQTKAIKSFTEKVTRDVKGDSIVLDKVWDIFKKEAPALMKREPSPTKWKQKESCWNDFKDFLESKEVEDLRQVSKSHAQEYVGLLKDSGKFNKRIISKKGSYTSEIKELSPSTINEYMTHIKQVFTLLHDRANLLINPFDGIPKVDGKKKKRDVFEISELTKINDFLVKGKSWKYSSNPKLDILILRTLFIVGLNTGLRRGDICMLDWPSVDLDKNRISLENSKTEVFVSIPISAPLMTFLNERHAITGGSGFVVPELADMYQNNSDGISYRFRQMLDKLKIKNTKEVTGRTVAVSNKDIHSLRHTFCYLHGIQGTSIQELQLMTGHLTPKMTEAYMMHKTEQLKEKAQKSIEEFTDFTQLELKDKKKLTRDEILKMVSTMTAKNFQKVRKEILKNG; from the coding sequence ATGAAAACAGGAAGAGAAGTTACCACAGGCAAGAATATCAGAAGGCTCAGACAGTCGAACGGGAAGTTGACTAAGTACTGGCAGTATTCATTTATGTATAATGGCAAAAGGTATGGCGGGAGTACTGGATGTGTAGATAAGAACGACGCTGAAGAATTTGCAAAGAATAAAAAAGAAGTTTTGAAATCAGAGTTTAATAAGGGCTCAAAGAAAATAGATCGTTATATTCAAACTAAAGCAATAAAAAGTTTTACTGAGAAGGTGACTCGCGACGTTAAAGGCGATTCAATAGTATTAGATAAAGTCTGGGATATTTTTAAAAAAGAAGCGCCAGCACTCATGAAGCGCGAACCATCCCCAACTAAATGGAAACAAAAAGAAAGTTGTTGGAATGACTTTAAAGATTTCTTGGAAAGTAAAGAGGTCGAAGATTTGCGCCAAGTCAGTAAATCTCATGCGCAAGAATATGTAGGATTGTTGAAAGATTCGGGAAAGTTTAACAAAAGAATTATTTCAAAAAAAGGGTCATACACTTCAGAAATTAAAGAACTTTCACCATCTACAATTAACGAGTATATGACCCATATAAAACAAGTTTTTACTCTTCTACATGATAGAGCTAACTTGTTAATAAATCCCTTTGACGGCATCCCCAAAGTTGATGGTAAGAAAAAGAAACGAGATGTTTTTGAAATTAGTGAACTAACAAAGATTAATGATTTTCTTGTTAAGGGCAAAAGCTGGAAATACTCAAGCAATCCAAAATTAGATATTTTGATTCTGCGAACTTTATTTATTGTAGGTCTGAATACTGGACTTAGACGCGGTGATATTTGCATGCTGGACTGGCCAAGTGTTGACCTAGATAAGAATCGAATTTCTTTAGAAAACTCTAAAACAGAAGTGTTCGTTTCTATTCCAATTTCAGCGCCTTTAATGACTTTTTTAAATGAACGCCATGCCATTACTGGCGGGAGTGGCTTTGTAGTGCCTGAGCTGGCTGATATGTATCAAAATAATAGTGACGGGATAAGCTACAGATTTCGTCAGATGTTGGATAAGTTAAAAATCAAAAATACTAAAGAGGTAACAGGTCGAACGGTTGCGGTATCTAATAAAGATATTCACTCTCTAAGGCATACTTTTTGTTATCTCCATGGGATACAGGGGACGTCTATTCAAGAATTGCAGTTGATGACTGGACACCTTACGCCAAAGATGACAGAAGCCTACATGATGCACAAGACCGAGCAACTAAAGGAAAAGGCGCAAAAAAGTATTGAAGAATTTACAGATTTTACTCAGCTGGAATTGAAAGATAAAAAGAAATTGACTCGCGATGAGATTTTGAAAATGGTGTCGACTATGACGGCTAAAAACTTTCAGAAAGTGAGAAAGGAGATTTTGAAAAATGGATGA